Proteins found in one Legionella pneumophila subsp. pascullei genomic segment:
- the rpsQ gene encoding 30S ribosomal protein S17 → MSTNSESNARTMIGKVVSDKMDKTIVVMIERTVKHPKYGKIMKRRTKLHAHDENQVCRVGNTVKIRESRPLSKTKSWVLVEVIS, encoded by the coding sequence ATGTCTACTAATAGTGAATCAAATGCCAGAACAATGATTGGAAAAGTAGTTAGCGACAAAATGGATAAAACTATTGTAGTTATGATTGAACGTACTGTGAAACATCCAAAGTACGGGAAAATCATGAAGCGAAGAACTAAACTACATGCACATGATGAAAATCAAGTTTGCCGAGTTGGTAATACCGTAAAAATCCGTGAGTCACGACCACTCTCTAAAACGAAAAGCTGGGTATTAGTCGAAGTAATTTCATAA
- the rplN gene encoding 50S ribosomal protein L14: MIQMQTVLEVADNSGARKVMCIKVLGGSHRRYARVGDVIKVSVKDAIPRSKVKKGAVMRAVVVRTAQGVRRDDGSLIRFDDNAAVLLNNQNEPIGTRIFGPVTRELRERFMKIISLAAEVL; encoded by the coding sequence ATGATCCAAATGCAGACAGTGCTTGAAGTAGCTGATAATAGCGGAGCACGTAAAGTAATGTGTATTAAAGTACTTGGTGGATCACACAGACGGTATGCCCGTGTAGGTGATGTAATTAAAGTAAGCGTGAAAGATGCTATACCAAGAAGTAAGGTAAAAAAAGGGGCTGTAATGAGAGCGGTAGTTGTTAGAACTGCTCAAGGTGTCCGAAGAGATGATGGTTCATTGATTCGATTTGATGATAATGCAGCAGTTCTTTTAAACAACCAAAACGAGCCGATAGGTACACGTATATTTGGCCCGGTTACACGTGAGTTAAGAGAAAGATTTATGAAGATAATTTCTCTTGCCGCAGAGGTTTTGTGA
- the rpmC gene encoding 50S ribosomal protein L29 gives MKKIDELRNMSVEELQNELLSLRKDQFNLRMKKASGSLDKTHLITMVRKSVAKVKTILTEKAGK, from the coding sequence ATGAAAAAAATAGATGAATTGCGCAATATGTCAGTTGAAGAATTGCAAAATGAATTGCTTTCATTACGTAAAGATCAGTTTAATTTACGAATGAAGAAAGCAAGCGGCTCACTAGATAAAACACATCTGATCACTATGGTGCGTAAGTCAGTGGCAAAAGTTAAAACAATCTTGACTGAAAAGGCAGGTAAGTGA